Proteins encoded within one genomic window of Bradyrhizobium sp. AZCC 1719:
- a CDS encoding DUF4399 domain-containing protein, giving the protein MKFTQWIALSAALTCLPFAAYAQGKPSHKEALLYFVWPQNGAVIKGGFWCRFGLRNMGVTHAGDNYPNSGHHHLLIDVNEPLNPNEEIPQDKSHLHFGAGQTEARIELPPGKHTLQLVLGDAGHYPHNPPVVSKKITITVK; this is encoded by the coding sequence ATGAAGTTCACGCAGTGGATCGCTCTCTCAGCGGCGCTCACTTGCCTGCCGTTCGCCGCGTATGCTCAAGGGAAGCCCTCACACAAGGAGGCCCTTCTCTATTTCGTGTGGCCGCAGAACGGCGCCGTCATCAAGGGCGGATTTTGGTGCCGCTTTGGTCTGCGCAACATGGGCGTAACCCACGCGGGCGACAACTACCCAAACAGCGGCCACCATCACCTGCTGATCGATGTGAATGAACCGCTCAATCCCAATGAAGAGATTCCGCAGGACAAATCGCACCTTCATTTTGGCGCGGGCCAGACCGAAGCCCGGATCGAGCTTCCGCCCGGCAAGCACACGCTTCAGCTCGTGCTGGGCGACGCCGGCCACTATCCGCACAATCCTCCGGTAGTCTCGAAGAAAATTACCATCACGGTCAAATAA
- a CDS encoding SUMF1/EgtB/PvdO family nonheme iron enzyme — MAQIRDIKSGRTGEPSPEPMPRRLAAIVAGDISGYSRLMQIDEEGTHNRVKRIERDLIEPSIREHHGRLVKTTGDGFIAIFDSPVEAVRSSIVIQQNLVGRNASLPKHHWIEYRIGVNLGDVIIETDDVYGDGVNIATRLEGIAHPGEVYISGGIYEQIKHKLVCGYESLGDRKVKNITDPVRVYRVLPDPSALNAYRNRRERVLILLLGIAMLTIAIGSLWYMFAQPRKAINQASAPVSSPTEAPKAPAPAAKQRAPAPQPSPSPTQQQAAPLPPPAPPAPETPPTKQAAAPVREPEMISLRGGSFAMGSNEDVSERPVRQVTVKPFAMGKFPVTVQEWNACAAAKACEFTAAGKDDAPVTNISWSDAKQYVAWLAETTGKPYRLPSEAEWEYAARGGTQTRYWWGDQFQPGMVNCKNCSDIPAADQPVKVGSLKQNPFGLFDMGGGVDQWVEDCWHRNYQGAPGDGSAWVENACSSHVIRSGSWRKDSDYARVSNRGSYDTNVRYPTHGFRIALSPK, encoded by the coding sequence ATGGCCCAAATTCGAGACATCAAGTCAGGCCGAACTGGTGAGCCCTCGCCAGAGCCAATGCCACGCCGCCTCGCGGCCATCGTGGCAGGCGACATCTCCGGTTACAGCCGTCTAATGCAGATCGACGAGGAAGGGACGCACAATCGCGTCAAGAGGATCGAGCGCGATCTCATCGAACCCAGCATCAGAGAGCATCACGGCAGGCTGGTCAAAACCACGGGCGATGGCTTCATCGCCATTTTCGACAGCCCGGTCGAAGCCGTCCGATCCAGCATCGTGATCCAGCAAAATCTGGTTGGCCGCAATGCATCGCTGCCCAAGCATCATTGGATCGAATATCGGATTGGCGTCAATCTTGGCGACGTGATTATCGAGACCGACGACGTCTATGGCGACGGCGTCAATATTGCCACGCGGCTTGAGGGCATAGCCCATCCCGGCGAAGTCTATATCTCCGGCGGCATTTATGAGCAGATAAAGCACAAGCTGGTTTGCGGATACGAGTCGCTCGGTGATCGAAAAGTCAAGAACATCACCGATCCCGTTCGGGTCTACCGCGTGCTTCCCGACCCCTCCGCCCTTAACGCATATCGGAACCGGCGCGAACGCGTTCTGATCCTCTTGCTCGGCATTGCGATGCTGACCATTGCGATCGGCTCTCTCTGGTACATGTTCGCACAGCCTCGCAAGGCGATAAATCAGGCGTCGGCTCCCGTTTCATCTCCGACGGAAGCGCCGAAGGCGCCTGCGCCAGCCGCGAAACAACGAGCGCCGGCGCCCCAACCTTCTCCTTCACCAACTCAACAACAGGCGGCGCCGCTACCGCCGCCGGCGCCTCCCGCACCCGAGACTCCGCCGACGAAGCAAGCGGCTGCGCCGGTTCGAGAACCCGAGATGATTTCGCTTCGGGGTGGCAGCTTCGCCATGGGCAGCAACGAAGACGTTTCGGAAAGGCCGGTCCGTCAGGTAACGGTCAAGCCATTTGCGATGGGGAAATTTCCCGTCACCGTGCAGGAATGGAACGCATGCGCCGCCGCAAAGGCATGCGAATTCACGGCAGCCGGAAAGGACGATGCGCCTGTTACAAACATAAGCTGGAGCGATGCCAAGCAATATGTCGCGTGGCTCGCGGAAACCACCGGAAAACCATATCGACTGCCGAGCGAAGCCGAATGGGAATATGCGGCGCGCGGCGGCACGCAGACCCGATACTGGTGGGGCGATCAGTTTCAACCCGGCATGGTCAATTGCAAGAACTGCAGCGACATTCCAGCGGCCGACCAGCCGGTGAAGGTCGGCAGCCTCAAGCAAAATCCTTTTGGGCTGTTTGATATGGGCGGCGGCGTCGATCAATGGGTCGAAGATTGCTGGCACAGAAATTATCAGGGCGCGCCAGGAGACGGGTCAGCATGGGTCGAGAATGCCTGTTCCTCGCATGTCATCCGCTCCGGCTCCTGGAGGAAGGACTCAGACTATGCCCGCGTATCAAACCGCGGCAGCTATGACACCAACGTGCGATATCCCACCCACGGGTTCCGCATCGCGCTGTCTCCCAAGTAG
- a CDS encoding selenium-binding protein SBP56-related protein, with product MNIRPDPTFHASPKLAMEAPPESFAYTVLLSPDASKPDALAVIDVKPGSSTYGQIVHTVTMPNKGDEFHHFGWNACSSALSPLTGHAFLERRYLIIPGMRSSRIYIVDTKPDPTKAAIHKIIEPEEIFRKTGYSRPHTVHCGPEGIYVSTLGGSGKDGTDGPPGVFIMDCETFEVLGRWEIDRGPQTMHYDFWWNLPRDYMVTSEWGLPPQFENGIVPEDLLSNKYGHHIHFWDLRARRNVQTIDLGANHQMGLEVRPAHDPVREYGFLGTVVDTTNLEGSIWTWWREGGKFHVEKTATIPPEPAAKEQLPPLLQGFGAVPPLVTDIDLSMDDKFLYVACWGTGEMRQYDVREPRKPKLAGSVHIGGIARRTPHPNGKAFAGGPQMVEISRDGRRVYWTNSLYSTWDDQFYPDGVPGAMVMANAKPDGGLELASNYWVNFPDGYRAHQIRLDGGDCSTDSFCYPSV from the coding sequence ATGAACATTCGGCCCGATCCCACGTTTCACGCTTCGCCAAAGCTTGCCATGGAAGCTCCGCCAGAGAGCTTCGCCTATACCGTGCTGCTCAGCCCGGATGCTTCAAAGCCGGACGCCCTCGCCGTGATCGACGTCAAGCCAGGCTCCTCGACCTACGGCCAGATCGTTCACACCGTGACGATGCCCAACAAGGGCGACGAGTTTCATCATTTCGGCTGGAACGCCTGCTCGTCGGCGCTATCGCCGCTCACCGGGCATGCCTTCCTCGAGCGCCGCTATCTCATCATTCCCGGCATGCGGTCGTCCCGCATCTATATCGTCGACACCAAGCCCGACCCCACCAAGGCGGCGATACACAAGATCATCGAGCCTGAAGAGATCTTCAGGAAGACCGGATATTCGCGGCCCCACACCGTTCATTGCGGGCCTGAAGGCATTTACGTCTCTACGCTCGGCGGCAGCGGCAAGGACGGCACCGATGGACCGCCCGGCGTCTTTATCATGGACTGCGAGACCTTCGAGGTCCTCGGACGGTGGGAGATCGATCGCGGCCCTCAGACAATGCACTATGATTTCTGGTGGAATCTGCCACGCGACTACATGGTGACGAGCGAGTGGGGGTTGCCGCCGCAGTTCGAGAACGGAATCGTGCCGGAGGATCTGCTCTCGAACAAGTACGGTCACCATATTCACTTCTGGGATCTGCGGGCCCGGCGAAACGTGCAGACGATCGATCTCGGGGCCAATCACCAGATGGGGCTGGAAGTGCGTCCCGCGCATGATCCAGTTCGCGAATACGGCTTTCTGGGCACCGTGGTCGACACCACTAACCTCGAAGGCTCGATCTGGACCTGGTGGCGCGAGGGCGGCAAGTTTCACGTCGAGAAGACGGCGACGATTCCACCCGAGCCGGCGGCGAAGGAACAATTGCCGCCGCTGCTGCAGGGCTTTGGCGCCGTGCCGCCGCTGGTGACTGACATCGACTTGTCGATGGATGACAAATTCCTCTATGTCGCCTGCTGGGGCACCGGCGAGATGCGTCAATATGATGTCCGCGAGCCGCGAAAGCCGAAGCTTGCCGGCTCGGTGCACATCGGCGGCATCGCGCGCCGCACGCCGCACCCGAACGGCAAGGCATTTGCAGGCGGCCCGCAGATGGTCGAGATCAGCCGCGACGGCAGGCGGGTGTACTGGACCAACTCGCTGTACTCGACATGGGACGACCAGTTTTATCCCGATGGCGTCCCGGGAGCCATGGTGATGGCCAATGCGAAGCCGGACGGTGGTCTCGAACTGGCGAGCAATTACTGGGTCAACTTCCCCGACGGTTACCGCGCGCATCAGATCCGGCTCGACGGCGGCGACTGTTCGACGGATTCGTTCTGCTATCCGTCGGTTTGA
- the soxZ gene encoding thiosulfate oxidation carrier complex protein SoxZ codes for MASALINVPAKAKRGDIIEIKTLMSHIMESGFRHRASGEAVPRDIITSFTCRFNGTEIFRADLFPAIAANPFFSFFTTVTESGNFEFEWIGDKGFSETASASISVE; via the coding sequence ATGGCTTCCGCGCTGATCAACGTTCCGGCCAAAGCCAAACGCGGCGACATCATCGAGATCAAGACGCTGATGTCGCACATCATGGAGTCGGGCTTTCGCCATAGGGCGTCAGGTGAAGCTGTGCCGCGCGACATCATCACGAGCTTTACGTGCCGCTTTAATGGCACTGAAATCTTCCGCGCCGATTTGTTCCCGGCGATTGCCGCCAACCCGTTCTTCTCCTTCTTCACGACCGTGACCGAAAGCGGCAACTTCGAGTTCGAATGGATTGGCGACAAGGGTTTTTCCGAAACCGCTTCCGCCTCGATCTCGGTCGAATGA
- a CDS encoding ABC transporter ATP-binding protein — translation MSMVPTLLSVEALSKSYGGVHAVRSVSFELRAGEILALIGPNGAGKSTCFDMLNGQNMPDSGRIHLLGEDTVGRKPRAIWRLGVGRTFQITATFPTMTVRENVQVALVSYGRQLFNLWGSTAAYAREEAGRLLDLVGMGAYAERPCGELAYGDLKRLELAIALANQPRLLLMDEPTAGMAPRERIELMRLTASIAREQAIGVLFTEHDMDVVFEHADRILVLNRGSLIAEGSPEEVRGNPQVRAIYLGEGLVYDARHREGAGA, via the coding sequence ATGAGCATGGTCCCAACATTGCTGTCAGTCGAGGCCTTAAGCAAATCCTATGGCGGCGTGCACGCGGTGCGCAGCGTGTCGTTCGAGCTGCGTGCGGGCGAAATTCTGGCGCTGATCGGGCCCAACGGTGCGGGAAAAAGCACCTGCTTCGACATGCTCAACGGCCAGAACATGCCGGACAGCGGGCGGATCCATCTGCTCGGCGAGGATACGGTCGGCCGCAAGCCGCGCGCGATCTGGCGGCTCGGCGTCGGACGCACGTTCCAGATCACGGCGACGTTTCCGACCATGACCGTGCGCGAGAACGTGCAGGTCGCACTCGTGTCGTATGGCAGGCAATTGTTCAACCTCTGGGGCTCGACCGCGGCTTACGCCCGCGAGGAGGCGGGCCGGCTGCTCGACCTCGTCGGCATGGGCGCCTATGCCGAGCGTCCGTGCGGTGAGCTTGCCTATGGCGACCTCAAGCGACTGGAGCTTGCGATCGCGCTCGCCAACCAGCCCAGGCTGCTGCTGATGGATGAGCCCACCGCTGGCATGGCGCCGCGCGAACGGATCGAGCTGATGCGGCTGACCGCAAGCATCGCCCGCGAACAGGCAATCGGCGTGCTCTTCACCGAGCACGACATGGATGTGGTGTTCGAACATGCCGACCGCATCCTGGTGCTCAACCGCGGCAGCCTGATCGCCGAAGGCTCGCCCGAGGAAGTCCGTGGCAATCCGCAGGTGCGCGCGATCTATCTCGGCGAGGGACTGGTCTACGACGCGCGTCATCGCGAGGGAGCCGGCGCATGA
- a CDS encoding amidohydrolase family protein codes for MAHDAPQATGPSKLVIRNIGLVLSGALEKPILDADTIVAENGKITAIGRFKDCNTEGATTTVDANGTTVAPGLIDSHVHPVAGDWTPRQNQINWIDSYLHGGVTTMISAGEVHMPGRPRDVVGLKAMAIFAQRAFWTLRPGGVKVHAGAPVIECEMVEDDFKEMAAAGVKLLGEVGLGGVKDGPTARKMVGWARKYGIQSTIHTGGPSIPGSGLIDKDVVLEADTDVVGHINGGHTALPDDQIRCICEGCKRGLELVHNGNERSALFTLRTAREMGDLHRVILGTDAPAGSGVQPLGILRMVSMLSSLGELPAELAFCLATGNTARMRELDCGIIEIGRSADFVLMDKAQHSPGKNILESVQLGDLPGIGMTIIDGIVRTQRSRNTPPAGKVPEIVSGH; via the coding sequence ATGGCCCACGACGCACCGCAGGCGACCGGTCCGAGCAAGCTGGTGATCCGCAATATCGGGCTCGTGCTATCGGGGGCGTTGGAAAAGCCGATCCTGGATGCCGACACGATCGTGGCTGAGAACGGCAAGATCACAGCCATCGGCCGCTTCAAGGACTGCAATACCGAGGGCGCCACCACGACAGTCGATGCCAACGGCACCACCGTCGCGCCCGGATTGATCGACAGCCACGTCCATCCCGTCGCCGGCGACTGGACGCCGCGGCAGAACCAGATCAACTGGATCGACAGCTATCTCCATGGCGGCGTCACCACCATGATCTCGGCGGGCGAGGTCCACATGCCCGGCCGCCCGCGCGACGTCGTGGGCCTGAAGGCGATGGCGATCTTTGCGCAGCGCGCGTTTTGGACGCTGCGGCCAGGCGGGGTGAAGGTGCATGCCGGCGCGCCGGTCATCGAGTGCGAGATGGTCGAGGACGATTTCAAGGAAATGGCCGCGGCCGGCGTCAAGCTGCTCGGCGAGGTCGGCCTTGGCGGCGTCAAGGACGGCCCGACCGCGCGCAAGATGGTCGGCTGGGCCCGCAAATACGGCATTCAGAGCACGATTCACACTGGCGGACCTTCAATTCCCGGCTCCGGCCTGATCGACAAGGACGTGGTGCTGGAAGCCGACACCGACGTGGTGGGTCACATCAACGGCGGCCATACCGCGCTGCCCGACGACCAGATCCGCTGCATCTGCGAGGGCTGCAAGCGCGGATTGGAGCTGGTTCACAACGGCAACGAGCGCTCGGCGCTGTTCACGTTGCGCACCGCGCGCGAGATGGGTGACCTCCATCGCGTCATCCTCGGCACCGACGCGCCGGCTGGGTCCGGCGTGCAGCCGCTCGGCATTTTGCGAATGGTCTCGATGCTGTCGTCACTCGGCGAACTGCCGGCCGAACTCGCCTTCTGCCTTGCGACCGGCAATACCGCGCGCATGCGCGAACTCGATTGCGGGATCATCGAAATCGGCCGCTCCGCGGACTTCGTCCTGATGGACAAGGCCCAGCATTCCCCCGGCAAGAACATTCTGGAGAGCGTGCAACTCGGCGACCTCCCCGGCATCGGCATGACCATCATCGATGGCATCGTCCGCACCCAGCGCAGCCGCAACACGCCGCCCGCCGGCAAGGTGCCGGAGATCGTCAGCGGGCATTGA
- a CDS encoding ferredoxin--NADP reductase yields the protein MSNFNQESVLSVHHWTDTLFSFTTTRDPSFRFRNGEFTMIGLKVGEKPLLRAYSVASANYEDRLEFFSIKVPDGPLTSRLQHLKQGDEIIVSRKATGTLVIDNLEDGRNLYLIGTGTGLAPFLSVIKDPETYERFEKVVLLHGCRRVAELAYGEMITEKLPNDELIGDYIRNQLIYYPTVTRDPFRNRGRITDLITSGKLFADIGLATLDPAHDRVMICGSPALVTDTRALLGGRGFVEGNHGEPAQFVVEKAFAER from the coding sequence ATGAGCAATTTCAACCAGGAAAGCGTGCTGAGCGTCCATCACTGGACCGATACGCTGTTCAGCTTCACCACCACCCGCGATCCCTCGTTCCGTTTCCGCAATGGCGAATTCACGATGATCGGCTTGAAGGTCGGCGAGAAGCCGCTGCTTCGCGCCTACTCGGTCGCCAGCGCCAATTACGAGGACCGGCTCGAATTCTTCTCGATCAAGGTACCGGATGGCCCGCTCACCTCGCGGCTCCAGCATTTAAAGCAGGGCGACGAGATCATCGTCAGCCGCAAGGCGACCGGCACGCTGGTCATCGACAACCTCGAAGACGGCCGCAACCTCTATCTGATCGGCACCGGCACCGGGCTGGCCCCGTTCCTCTCGGTGATCAAGGATCCCGAGACCTATGAGCGGTTCGAGAAAGTGGTGCTGCTGCACGGCTGCCGCCGCGTTGCCGAGCTCGCCTATGGCGAGATGATTACCGAAAAGCTGCCGAACGACGAGCTGATCGGCGACTACATCCGCAACCAGTTGATCTACTACCCGACCGTGACCCGCGATCCCTTCCGCAACCGCGGCCGCATCACCGACTTGATCACTTCCGGCAAGCTGTTCGCCGACATCGGGCTGGCCACGCTCGATCCGGCCCATGACCGCGTCATGATCTGCGGCAGCCCGGCGCTGGTGACGGATACCCGCGCGCTGCTGGGCGGCCGTGGCTTTGTCGAGGGCAACCACGGCGAGCCGGCCCAGTTCGTGGTCGAGAAGGCGTTCGCGGAGCGGTAA
- the soxA gene encoding sulfur oxidation c-type cytochrome SoxA has protein sequence MRFLGAIAAALLLVVGAVAAAEIPQADRRSGYSFMKPDTKTMQDDDTANPGMLWVLNGETLWNRKTGAADKACADCHGNARASMKGVAARHPAFDKATSRPIDLEQRINSCRSNHQQATPLPFESRELLALTAFVARQSQGAPIETGADLQLAPFVAKGRELYMQRQGQLNLGCTNCHDDNWDKRLAGAAITQGHPTGYPLYRLEWQSLGSLQRRLRACITGIRAQAYDYGAPELVELELYLMSRARGMPMEAPAVRP, from the coding sequence ATGAGATTTTTGGGCGCCATAGCCGCCGCATTGCTGCTGGTGGTGGGCGCCGTCGCAGCTGCCGAGATCCCGCAAGCCGACCGCCGTTCCGGCTACAGCTTCATGAAGCCGGACACAAAAACGATGCAGGACGACGACACCGCCAATCCCGGCATGCTCTGGGTGCTCAATGGCGAGACACTGTGGAACCGCAAGACGGGCGCCGCCGACAAAGCGTGCGCCGATTGCCATGGCAATGCACGCGCAAGCATGAAGGGCGTGGCCGCCCGCCACCCCGCGTTCGACAAGGCAACCAGCCGCCCCATCGATCTGGAACAGCGCATCAATTCGTGCCGCAGCAACCACCAACAGGCGACGCCGCTGCCGTTCGAGAGCCGCGAGCTGCTGGCGCTGACAGCCTTTGTCGCGCGGCAATCACAGGGGGCTCCGATCGAAACCGGAGCCGACCTGCAGCTCGCGCCGTTCGTCGCCAAAGGACGCGAGCTCTACATGCAGCGGCAGGGCCAGCTCAACCTCGGCTGCACCAATTGCCATGACGACAATTGGGACAAGCGGCTCGCCGGCGCCGCGATCACACAAGGACATCCGACCGGCTACCCGCTCTACCGGCTGGAATGGCAATCGCTTGGCTCGCTGCAGCGCCGGCTGCGCGCCTGCATCACCGGCATCCGCGCGCAGGCCTATGATTACGGCGCGCCGGAACTGGTTGAACTGGAATTATACCTGATGTCGCGGGCGCGCGGGATGCCGATGGAAGCGCCGGCGGTGCGGCCTTAG
- a CDS encoding MarR family winged helix-turn-helix transcriptional regulator — protein sequence MGRSVSPKRSVKPPRPSYILDEQIGFILRQVWQRHATIFAREIGINLTPTQWAALAKLTETGPCSQNLLGRLTAMDVATIKGVIDRLTARGLTETSPDPEDGRRLLVSLTRAGQQLAEKAAPNALAISRETLAPLDAKERETLIALLDKLR from the coding sequence ATGGGAAGGAGTGTTTCGCCGAAACGGAGCGTCAAGCCGCCGCGCCCGTCCTACATTCTCGACGAACAGATCGGCTTCATCCTGCGTCAGGTCTGGCAGCGCCATGCCACCATCTTCGCCCGCGAGATCGGCATCAACCTGACGCCGACACAATGGGCAGCGCTCGCCAAGTTGACCGAGACCGGACCATGCTCGCAGAACCTGCTCGGGCGGCTGACGGCGATGGATGTGGCGACCATCAAGGGCGTGATCGACCGCCTCACCGCGCGCGGCCTGACCGAGACCAGCCCGGATCCCGAGGACGGCCGCCGCCTGCTCGTGAGTCTGACACGCGCCGGCCAGCAACTGGCCGAGAAGGCCGCGCCGAATGCGCTGGCTATCAGCCGCGAGACGCTGGCGCCGCTCGACGCAAAAGAGCGCGAGACGCTGATCGCGCTGCTCGACAAGCTGCGGTGA
- a CDS encoding ABC transporter permease, protein MAFYFVQFLTGLASAASLFLVASGLSIIFGVTRIVNFAHGAFYMLGAYVAFTLTERFSGALGFWGGIVVAALIVAIIGVLVEMVLLRRIYHAPELFQLLATFGLTLMVQDIVVMIWGPDDLLGRRAPGFKGAVDFFGQNIPSYDLFLIALSPIVLGVLWLLFQRTRWGVLVRAATQDRDMVAALGVNQKWLFTSVFALGVFLAALGGALQIPRDAVHHALDLRIIVEVFVVVVIGGLGSIIGAFVAAVLVSELNAFGILIFPKISIILVFLVMAVVLIVRPWGLFGKPEAIARRTPGLTVNPWRPLTSGERLMSLGALVLAATMPLFAGNYALTVGSEIAIFVIFAASLHFLMSVGGLASFGHAAYFGLGAYGVAFLAKAAGLPMIVSLLLGPVLGLLGAAVFGFFAVQLSGVYFAMLTLAFAQIVWSIAFQWVEVTGGDNGILGVWPERWAASPANFYWLSLGITALVVTVLRVMVFSPFGFALRATRDSPLRSEAIGINGKRVQWTAFVISGTVAGIGGALFAYLKGSVFPDSVGISLSVDALVMVLLGGVETVSGAVIGAIVFKAANIWLVSQTDLSKLVLGGFIVLMVVAFPKGIVGTLETIRNRRRSSEAKKSALVTSRIEVAE, encoded by the coding sequence ATGGCTTTCTACTTCGTTCAGTTCCTGACCGGTCTCGCCAGCGCGGCGTCGCTGTTTCTGGTCGCGTCGGGGCTGTCGATCATCTTCGGCGTGACGCGGATCGTGAACTTTGCCCATGGCGCGTTCTATATGCTCGGCGCCTATGTCGCGTTCACGCTGACCGAGCGGTTTTCCGGCGCGCTCGGCTTCTGGGGCGGCATCGTCGTTGCGGCGCTGATCGTTGCCATCATCGGCGTGCTGGTCGAGATGGTGCTGCTGCGGCGGATCTATCATGCGCCGGAGCTATTCCAGTTGCTGGCGACATTCGGCCTCACCTTGATGGTTCAGGACATCGTCGTGATGATCTGGGGCCCGGACGATCTGCTCGGCCGTCGCGCACCCGGCTTCAAGGGCGCGGTCGATTTTTTCGGCCAGAACATTCCGAGCTACGACCTGTTCCTGATCGCGCTCAGCCCGATCGTGCTCGGTGTGCTGTGGCTTCTGTTCCAGCGCACGCGCTGGGGCGTCTTGGTGCGCGCGGCGACGCAGGATCGCGACATGGTGGCGGCGCTCGGGGTTAATCAGAAATGGCTGTTCACCAGCGTGTTCGCGCTCGGCGTCTTTTTGGCCGCGCTCGGCGGCGCGTTGCAGATCCCGCGCGATGCGGTGCATCACGCGCTCGACCTTCGCATCATCGTCGAAGTGTTCGTCGTCGTTGTGATCGGCGGGCTCGGCAGCATCATCGGTGCCTTCGTCGCCGCCGTCCTGGTGTCCGAACTCAACGCCTTCGGCATTCTCATTTTCCCGAAGATCTCCATCATCCTGGTGTTCCTGGTGATGGCGGTCGTGCTGATCGTGCGGCCGTGGGGACTGTTCGGCAAGCCGGAAGCCATCGCGCGCCGCACGCCGGGCCTGACCGTCAATCCGTGGCGGCCGCTCACCTCGGGTGAACGGTTGATGTCACTGGGCGCACTGGTCCTTGCGGCCACGATGCCGTTGTTTGCCGGCAACTACGCGCTGACAGTCGGATCGGAAATCGCGATCTTCGTCATCTTCGCCGCCAGCCTGCATTTCCTGATGTCGGTCGGCGGGCTCGCCTCGTTCGGCCATGCCGCCTATTTCGGGCTTGGCGCCTATGGCGTCGCATTCCTCGCCAAGGCGGCGGGATTGCCGATGATCGTTTCGCTGCTGCTCGGCCCGGTGCTGGGGCTGCTGGGTGCTGCGGTATTCGGCTTCTTCGCCGTGCAACTCTCCGGCGTCTATTTCGCGATGCTGACGCTGGCCTTTGCGCAGATCGTCTGGTCGATCGCGTTCCAGTGGGTCGAGGTGACCGGCGGCGACAACGGCATCTTGGGTGTGTGGCCAGAGAGATGGGCGGCGAGCCCCGCTAATTTCTATTGGTTGTCGCTCGGCATCACGGCGCTCGTGGTCACTGTGCTCCGGGTGATGGTGTTCTCACCGTTTGGCTTTGCGCTGCGCGCAACGCGGGACTCGCCGCTGCGTAGCGAGGCGATCGGCATCAATGGCAAGCGCGTGCAGTGGACGGCTTTCGTCATATCAGGAACGGTGGCGGGCATCGGCGGCGCATTGTTCGCCTATCTGAAGGGAAGCGTCTTCCCGGACAGCGTCGGCATCTCGCTCTCTGTGGATGCGCTGGTCATGGTTCTGCTCGGCGGCGTCGAGACGGTTTCCGGCGCGGTGATCGGCGCCATCGTGTTCAAGGCGGCCAACATCTGGCTGGTCAGCCAGACCGATCTCTCAAAACTGGTGCTGGGCGGCTTCATCGTGCTGATGGTGGTGGCGTTCCCCAAGGGGATCGTCGGGACGCTGGAGACGATCCGGAATCGCCGGCGATCCTCCGAAGCCAAAAAATCTGCGCTGGTCACCTCCCGGATCGAGGTTGCCGAATGA
- a CDS encoding ABC transporter ATP-binding protein produces the protein MKLQVADLNSFYGPAHILFDIALEVGEGEVVALLGRNGAGKSTTFRSIVGLVESRSGRIVFEGKDVSREPTHAIVRSGLGYVPEERRIFTDLTVEENLEVGRQPKRPNAPHWTREKLFTLFPNLGEMRNRPGGRMSGGEQQMLTIARTLMGNPTLVLLDEPSEGLSPKIVEQMVDAILAMKKEGVSIVVSEQNLHFARLISDRAYIIERGKICFGGTMAELDARPDVRDAHLSL, from the coding sequence ATGAAGCTGCAGGTCGCCGATCTCAACAGCTTTTACGGCCCGGCGCATATCCTGTTCGATATCGCGCTCGAAGTCGGCGAGGGTGAAGTAGTGGCTTTGCTCGGCCGCAACGGCGCCGGCAAGTCGACCACCTTCCGCTCCATCGTCGGCCTGGTCGAGAGCCGTTCGGGACGGATCGTCTTCGAGGGCAAGGATGTCTCTCGCGAGCCGACGCATGCGATCGTGCGCAGCGGGCTCGGCTATGTGCCGGAAGAGCGGCGCATCTTCACTGATCTTACGGTTGAGGAAAATCTCGAAGTCGGCCGCCAGCCAAAACGGCCGAACGCACCGCACTGGACGCGCGAAAAGCTGTTCACGCTGTTTCCGAACCTCGGCGAGATGCGTAATCGGCCGGGCGGGCGGATGAGCGGCGGCGAGCAGCAGATGCTGACGATTGCGCGGACCCTGATGGGCAATCCCACGCTGGTGCTGCTCGACGAGCCGTCGGAAGGGCTGTCGCCGAAAATTGTCGAACAGATGGTCGATGCCATCCTGGCGATGAAGAAGGAAGGCGTCAGCATCGTGGTCTCGGAGCAGAACCTGCATTTCGCGCGGCTGATTTCGGACCGCGCCTACATCATCGAGCGTGGCAAGATTTGCTTCGGCGGCACGATGGCCGAACTCGACGCGCGGCCGGACGTCCGGGACGCGCATCTGTCGCTGTGA